The Mercurialis annua linkage group LG7, ddMerAnnu1.2, whole genome shotgun sequence genome includes the window ATACGATTTGGTTGACTCGTCAAACTTGATATAATGAGCTCGAGTCAATAAATCAATGTCAATAAATGAAAGCTCGCGAGGAGCCAATGCCAAAACGATCCACATTGATCGCACCTAAATGGTCCTCGGCAAGAAACAATAACTGGtcaagaaataaaaaatcacaTTGAAGGGGTTTATTGTTAATACCACACTACATGAAAAATAGGTTGAGTTTTGAAATCTTTACATTTGACTTGCCACGGGACTGCACTCTGATTACCGACATTCCAATGAGTGTAACCAAAAGTATAACAAGTAAAAGCAGATTTAACATTAAATTCATGAGGAATAGAAGCGTATCCctcaaaagaaaatttaaagagTTCATTAAAATCTTCTTTCATCAAAGTATAGAaaacatttttcaaataaaacaattaGGAGTAAAACAGTGAATTTTTAACACATCGACGCTTTTGAACATTCAAAGTCGACAAAAATTCCAATAAAAGTGTCCTATCATAAATgttattaatattcaaaaaaattgaccaattcaaatttttcaaccAATGATCAACAATTCTCTAACGCCTAGAGTATTCACTATGTTATCTGAGTAAATCTAGAGCTAGTGATATCATATTTGTCACAAAACGAGAGCTTTATCCTTGAACTAACATCGAGAGCATTGGATTCCACTTAGTTGTTGTTTACCGCTTGTTAGGAACCCGTGTATACGACACCGTTGAATTGAATTAAAACAATTACCCAAAAAGGAGAAGAATTAGGGTTTTGGAGagctttcaaaaaaattatcaaaatctaTAGAATTGAAACGGTGAAAGATGTTTTTAAGGGATTAGGAACGATTTGAGTGTTTTAGATTTGAAGGATTTTGTGCTAAAAAGAAATGGAAGGTCTGAGAagtaaatgtcacgacccaaaatcgcaTGTCGTGACCAGCTCTAGGAAATGGGAGTGTTGGCTCCAAAACTCGTAGCGAGCATAAACGAATCATCCAAACAACATACATCAACATAATATAATCAatactattataaaaaaaaatataaccaaTACTCGAAGGCAACTGAGACTTCAACAACATGCacactaataataataatccatCCAATGCTCGGCATCAATCTGAGACTCCAAATCATACCATATATAATCATGAGTAGCCTCCTTGTCCAAACAaggaaaatatatcaaaatacatacGACCATAACTTCAGACATACCCAAATGAAAACAAAATCCTAACATAGTTAATACAACTATAATACTAATAATAACTAATGGGGTCTAGagttttataattgtttaaccatacaaaagaaaaatataattactccCGAGAAGTAGGATTCAAAAGGGATGCTACGTCCACAAAAGATAAACATGAAagtgggaaaaacaacgggtgAGTGAATTTATAATATTGCAAGTAACCATTAAGTGAAATCAAAaccattaaaatcatttaaaacaatatgtTAACCATTTATGGAAATATATGGAACCCTAAACTACAATCTGAACAACCACAATATacataatactaaaataaattatttatttaaaaggcCTTGATCCCGAGAGTGGAGCTCCACCAAGTTACCACAAACCACACTTAAACCACAAATGGGAGCCCTGAGACCTAGATTCCACCGAGTTACTTTACCAATACGGTTCCCGACAGCGGAACATCAAACTACCCTAGCCACATATGGATCCAATATCAACCATATACCTTACCTAATCATAATCTGGAAAGCATATTCCAATAAGTTCATAacggtttaaaaatattttggaaGCATTATATATAAGATAATTGCATAAATAAGAATGTGATttacttaataaatcaaaagaaataatataCACTCACGATACGTGAAATCCTCAAAACTCCACTAGCATTGGTCTGACTGTGACGCTCGAGTGGAAGACGAGTCTAGGATCAAGACACAAATGAGTATGCATTTTAAATAAACATCCTAACTCTGGAGATTTCAAAACACCACACAACAACTATATAATCCAACATATCAATGTTATAAACTCATCCATACTCAACCAATAAACCAATACATATCCAACCAACCAATATCCCTCGGGTTTTAGTTGTGCTCCAAGGTATTAAAATCGATTTCCGCAAAATTCCCTTTTGAATTCAGAtggttataataaaaatataaatcccaTAATCTCACAAAAACCAAAATGGTTGAGTTCTCACAACTCCAAGCCCAAACCATCAATTTGGGAGATTCGAGTCAATCCCGTAATAACCATGCATCAAACGTAATTATAGTATCATATAAatccaaaaaatatattaaaaacataatctcatttataaaattgagGAGCACAACCTAAACCCAAATTCAAACTAACTATAATATCAACAACACAAGTAATTGAGCTATTACACATGCCAAAGGACTATACACAACGCCTATTACATGTAGAACACATGGAAATCAACATTAACAACTCAATTAACCAATTTAAACTAAAGAATACATGCCCTAACCATGGGTAACAACCAATTCCAACAATTCAACAATGTCCAAATCATATAATCAACATATATCATGGAAAATAAGAATTGGACCTTTGTCCTCTCAAActcctttgttttgactttgacaatcaactatgagtgtTCTAATCTTGTATATTAGTGTATAGGACCTCATAGGAACAATCAGAATTCGATTTGGAGccttctagcgagaatcgagtTTTTCAATCTCAAGCTGTCAAGTAGCATATCGCAGGCGCTACACCTTCTACATCACGGGCGAGATTCAtgtgtcgcgggcgcgacacaTCATATCACGGGCGCAACTTTCATATCTGATGAAACCCTAGACGACCGTTGGAGGTATCACGGGCGCTACAAAGAGATCACTGGTGCGACTCTTGTGATCGTTGGTTGCCCAACGGATAGACTTGGGATGCTCTAGTCAGAACTTGCCATGTGTCAAGAGCCGTTGAAGAACTGCTGACCTggcatgtatcgcgggcgcgacatgaaGCATCACGGACGCGACAGTCACAATTTCAACAAaagtattattgtttgtttatgCTTTTGTGATTGATTGCCTTGGGTATAAATATGaacccatttgcaatgtttcaaggttaatgattttcacaccttgaaacaacaaacactCAACTTAaattacatttgttttgttgtaattttagaGTAAACTTGTAAACTCCTAATCATTGTAGGTTCTTGATTAGCCTTAGAAAATCAAgtgtgagttagagtttagctttggaaaaactcaaTCCTTATAAGTTAGAGATTAGCTTTGGAAAATCTCATAGTTGGTGTTTAGCTATAAAGCACTAAGTTTGGAGTTAGCTTAGAAAACTTCTTGTGAATCTCATTTAGTAGATTTTAAATCTCAAACTTTgtttgagtagtggagtaggatcgctTTGTGATcagaaccactctaaatctcttgtgtcaaATCCTCTAAACCCTTATctctttttaaattcttatttatGCTTTAAAGAATTTTGATCTTCCGATTCATAACTCATAATCTGGTTTTCCATACCCCAAAGGGTCTTTCAATAAGTTAATTAGCATGTGAATTGAtcaataaaacacaaaaacacatGTACTCCAATCTCTACACATTTTTCCACTTTACTCAAACccatatataaacacataaataaaCATCAAGAGGTACAATTTGATTACCTCTTGAAGATCTCCAAGTCTAATCAAGtgggtttaaaaaaaaaagtaaaaagaatcactaaaaagctttAAAACTTGAAGATAAAGTTGAACCAACACCCAAATCTCAAAAATCAACTTAACTCTTTACGTTAGAAGTATGGTTTTATAAAAACAAACCCCACCGCCGATTTGACCGGTCAACTGGCAGCCAGAGTCCAGTCCGGTTTGATTGACTCCTAAAACAGGATTTGCAGTTTAATCGGTAAAACCGGAAAAACCATAAATAACCGGCAAACTGGAGAACCGGATACTCTTCAAAACCGGTCGGTTTTTCTCTAGATTAAATTTTTCTTCTTTACTCTTTCAGTAGTTATACGAACATCTTCCATATAGTAAATATGGTAGTAcgttaatttagttaaataaaagaatgaagaaaattaaatatattagtgaagaaaaaaaatatatgtcagCTTAGAAGGAAACTAAATGGAAGGAAGGTGGAAATATGAAAGTGGAAATTTAAAAGTGACGGCTGTTGAGAATAAGAGAGTGGAAGAAATGAAAGCTAGGTTCAAAGAAAATTAATGGTTAGGATTTAAGTGGTTCGAATCCAATGGCTATAATTTAGCCCTAAATCTAAGGAAGATAGAaagttgatttttaaatttatataaaagttcGGCTGGTTTCAAACCTTTAACAAATgctttatttttgataaattattattgttttagtGGGAGTTAAAAACAATCACTTGtgctcttttatttttaatcattttactcAATCGGTTCAACTGGCGGTTGACCTCACCGGTTTGACCACCAGTTTGGTTTTTAGAACACTGGTTAGAAGTGCTAATCTAAGTGTTTTTAAGTGCTTTAGAGTTTAGCTCACAAgaatatcataaatttatatggGGATGATTTGGGGGCTGAGAAATCATTTTTAGGTTTGTGTGTTTGCACTAAAGGAGTAAAAATgcatttttatatgatttccaACATAAACGATCATCCAAGTGGTCGTTCACCATGCAAAAATTTCAGAAATTGCAATGGACGATCGTCCAAACTGCCCTACCTTTCGAAACTTGGTTTTTCTTAACTCAAATGAAGGGTTAAACACTCGGAGAAATGTCAAACCTCGAGGAACACTCACCCCACTCTAAATCGCACATCACAAAACCAATTAGATTCGCCACCCGACGAACGATACGCACCAACGACACAACACGAAATGCATACAAACGACTTGAATCAAACCAACATCGAATACTCACACAAACACATGGAATACACATATGACACTCATCAAGACACAACCAATGTACCATATGTGCTAATCTAACATATCACAATCTGAAATCAAGTCGGAGTCACAACAAAAATATGCCGgaaaagtacggggtattacaataaaaGATagcaaagccaaaagttttggACGAGTGAGATTGAGGGACGAATGAAATAACATTAGAATCGAAAGATAACATACAGTTGGCAATCTTCAACTTCTCTAGCTGAAATAGGGAGAAGTCTTTTAAAAATCTGACTATCGTCAGAAGGGAAGTGACTGTCATCACTTTGTTAAAAACTGATAAACTTATATTTTGAagggttttagataaataaatgattttctGATGGAATGTTGAGAAATtttggataatttaatattatactcAAGGAtagaaaattcaaaataaatgattgcttcaattttcaaaaaaaattaagtaaaattttatcaatCGAATAACTCACATAACTCATTTAGTTTAAAAATGAATCTAATGCAAAATGCTCCCATCAAGCATACCAAtatatctaataataaaatgcATGTGCTcttcatttataaattttgtaaaaatagcAAATTAGTTAGTTGTGTCTACGAATTTAAGCACAACATCATCATTTTGCACATGATCCCTAATGAAATGATGATGAATATTAATATACTTATTCCTAGAATGTTAAATAGGGTTCTTTGAAATATTAATAACAGTAGTGTTATTACATTCGATGAGAATATGGTCTAGTGATTGACCAAAAGTAGTTAGTAACTAAATCCATAAGACTTGAGCACAACAACAATTGGCTGCTACATATTTGGCCTCCACAATGGATAAAGTCACAAAAACTTGCTTCAGACTACTGCAAGAGATCAAACTTTAGCCTAAAATTTGGCACGTAGCCGAGGTACTTTTTCAATCTAGAAGACAACTGACATAGTCTACATCAGGGGTAAGCAAGTAGCTTAAGGTCAACAGTTTTAGGATACTGAATACCTAAATGCAGTGTACTactcaaatattttgaaaatacatTTTACGGAAATGCAAGTGCGGTTACTTAAGGATATGCATAAAAACAAGGTTCAAAGACAAACACTAAACATAATGTTGGTTCTACTAAGTAAGATAAAGAAGGGAATTTTACCTTTATACATCTTGATATCGATGCATTTACCCAATTTGTCCTTATCCAATTTAGTAGTGGTGCTCATCGTAGGTTTTCTACTCTTAGTTCCTTCCAATTCTTCGGCACATTCTTGATGTACTTTGATTGAGTAATGAAAATTGCTTCCTTCCTTCGCTTGATTTGAAGTTCAAGAAAGAACTTGAGTTCTCTTATggaaatcattttaaattttttagtgatACACTTAAAGAAATCCTCACAAAGAGTTTCATTAGTAGCACCAAAGATTATATCATCGGATTTGAACTAATAAGACATCATCTTGTGTGTTTTGATAGAAAGAGTTGTATCAACTATTTCTTTTACAAAAACATTTTACATGTAAAAATCCATTAAGTCTCTCATACCAAGCTCTATGAGATTATTTCAAACCATAGAGTGTTTTGTGGAGTTTGAAAACATGATTAGgatttttataatcatcaaaatTCGGCAGTACTCTAACATATATTCTtccttaataaaattatttaaaaatgcacttttaacatccattttaaaacatttaaaattcataCATGATGCATAAATTAACAACGTAGGGGTTGCTTCTAGACGAGCAACCGGAGAAAATGTTTCCTCCCATGCAATGTCTTTCTCTTGGTTGTACCCTTATACAACCAATTGAGTTTTGTTTTGAGTGATAATACCACTTTTGTccattttatttctaaaaacacAGTTTGTTCTAATATTGTTTAATCAATTGGTGGAGGGATTAGTTCCAAAacttaatttttctcaaattcattaagttcatcttttttagcaatCACCCATCATTCATCAATTAACCTTTTTAAGCTCTAATTGAGTGAGaaaactttaattatttaaagtgTAGAACGAGTACTTACATTTTTTAATATCTCACCAATAAACAAATTTTTAGGATGACTTTTCTCGAAGACTCGCTCTTTTAGAAGATCATAGTAGGTTCCTAAAGGTTGAGGAGGAAGAGGTTAGGAACTTTCTATTTTTGTAGCATCTATTTAAGATGGTTAATAAACTACTATCTCAAGAAATAGTTCTTTATCATTTATATCATCAAGATCAAGCTCCTTAAAAGTATTTGCAATGTCATTAGCATGCACTTTCTTTTCCGAAAAATTcttgaaaaattcataaaaaaatatgtatagaCTTTTCAACAGCAAGTGTAGACTTATTAAAAACTCTAAAAGATTTTCTAGCAGTGATATAATCGAGAAAGACTCATCCatcatttgaaatcaaattttccAAGATTATTTTTGGTATTCAATATGAAGCATTTAAAACCAAatattctaaattaaaaaatcatgtGTTATCTTCCAATCCAAagtcataaatttttttatttaaaatacatattttgaaaacataatttgTAACATTTCACGCGGTGCTAACAACCTAGGTCCAAAGCTATTGAGAAAAATCACTCATCCAAAGCTATTGAGGAAAATCAAATTCTTTGAACATAATTCAAACTATTTCAACCAAGATGCAGTTTTTTCTCTTTACAACTCCATTTTATTGTGGAGTTATAGGAGATGAGAAGTGTGAAATacaataaaacatttgaaaatttgaaaatttcaaaCTTGGTTCCACAATCACTTCTAAtactaaaaatacaaatattggaagtttttttttttttttttttttgaaaccattgaaagttttatttttatcaaccaaaaaactaatccaaatgaaTATAGAGTAGTTATCGACAATCGAATTCTTAGCTAGGTTCTTATAATCTTCAACTATAAGGCATAAGCTATAACTGATACAACATTAATATCTGGAGATAATTGTAGACAAAATTGTGCATCCATTTCCACTACAACAAATGATAACAGTAGGGCTAAAGTTATTATCACCTACAAATATAATACATTGGTCAAAAATATTGCTGCAACTGTTACTATTTTATAGAGACATTGTATTACTGACCGTAGCGATCTACTCGTTTGCACAACTGGAATACGCATCATCTACCAAAGGAGAATTCAGCTTCAGCTCAGCATTCTTGTTTCCGCTTTGAGTGCAAAACGACAGCAATAGCATAATTATCTTAATTGTGCATTACCAGCAATCATGTCTGAAGTGCTACATTCACTTCTATGGAGCCGTTGGTTAAGATGATATCTTTTCCATTTTCGGCTTTTGGGTGATCGGGACAATCCATTTTGATCCTCACATGTAAAGGCTTCATAAAGATTAGGTCCCTCAAATCGGCATTTGCTTTCGACAAGAGTTGAATGAATGAATCTCTTCTAGTTCCTCCTTTCCTTGCAGGGTCTATTATATCAGCTATCCGTGCTGCATATTTCTCCCGACTGTCCTCCAGCGAATTACGATCCCTTCTAAGTTTTAAATACAGAGCCGCATATATAATAACCTGTTATattcaataacaaaaatataaataaaagatagCGGTTGGCACTAGCTTTGAACTATGAGCCTGTAAAGATGATTTAATCAGGCCAATTCACATTCCAAAAACTGGATTCAGTATTGTCAAgtattcattttgtttttcttacaTGAGAAAGGAGTTCGTATCACAGACTGGACTCCCTAAAAGGGGATGATAATAAGAGTTGCCTTAATACCCTATGTTAAATAAATGATGCAATAAAAACATGTATTGCTTGGAATTTGGAAACTTGTCGAGTTCTATGTTTCCGCATTTTGTTCCGATTTTCAGAAATGCTTTATAACCTAATATTCGTAAAGTAATACCATAACGTCGTTTTCCATTTCAGTGATTCTCATTTCAATGCAACATAAATAAAAGCAACCCTACATACAATATAGAATTTTGACCTATATTGTTGATTATTTGATGGACTAAACTAAACATTTTGCCATATAGTCTAACAGTTCTGACATTACAAATGTGCATGTTTCattgattaaaaaaacaatGTCAGCGGAAAGGGTagattcatttatttatttgaaatctTATTTTCAGCTGAAATTTGGAAAATGCAAGACACGCTCATATGTTTTCATATCAACtaagaaagagaaaatgaaCTGATATCTTAATAACCAAGGAGAAAAAGAGATGAGCATACCTCACTTGTTCCCGGACTTGTGTTGACAGCACAATGAATGTGAACTCTCTTATCTTCAGATTTGACTTCTGAAGTAGAAGTCTCCTCAACAATCATCTCTGATTCAGGAGTTGAGAAGGCCAGATTATCCAAAGCATCATACCACTGTTGGGCGACACCAACCTGCATGTGCAATCCACAGACAAGAGACCTGAGTCCAgaccaaaagaaaaataaacaataacagAAATGGAAATGAGAGAAAGATACATGCACAGCTCAACCTTTTCCGAGGTTCCCGCTGCATCCTCTCTTTCTAGGATTTCAGTCACAGCCCCTCTTGTCTGGCGCCAAATACATCCTTCTTGTAAAGGTTCAACAAGCTCAACATCTACTGGAACGTCTACGTTCACCTGTATGTCAATTTTACCTGTTTAAACGCAGAACAGCAGCTGTTAAAAATCTGTGGCAAATTAATTAACTATTGGAAGCAGcgcaaaaaacaaatttaaaaaggtGGTGTTACTTTCTGTAGTAATCAGAATCGCAAATAGAACTGTAAATTGGGAACAGCTGCATAAACAGATTACCCATAGTAGTCAAAGGTTTTGTGAGAGACAAGAGCAAACAAGTCATTAAGAGGTGTCTTGAGGACAAACctaaaacttatttttaaattaataatttttattaacaattGTAAGATCTATCTACCATATAGTCCAAGACCTTTAACCTAAAAGAAATTCAAGAGGAAGATATTATATTTACATAAGCAATAAGAAAAGTTTAAgcattagaaattaaaaaaaatcccagTCAAATGCATTTGCCGAGCTAAATTTAGGTCAAAGTAAAGTTGCTTGCAGCAGAATATTCATTTCTATTACAAATGCAAAAATCAGCAACATAGTACCTGGCAACAAGTCGAAACATTGAAGATAATCTACCCAACCGCCACCAGGTGAGGCTCTATCAAATAAgagaaataaagaaaatgagaaaaaataaGTGCATCGAAAATTGCCAAATTGGCCTACTTACAACCAGATCATGCCGGTTTCAAAAAGAAACAAGTTTGTAGAAACACAAACatgcaaattatcaaaaaaagaagCAAACTCAATGCTAAACTTTAGGTGTTACTCACTCAGAATAAACTCTCTCCAAAGGAAAAGATGGCCAATAAGGAAATCCAAGGATCCCAAAATTTGAAAACTGAATGTTTGAACAAACTCCTGATTCTCTATTTAGTGCCAGAACCCTCTGTGCAGCTTCAAGAAAGTACTGggataaataagtaaaaatccAAACCAAATAACCCAAGCATAACCAGAAAACATATTAATGTTTTTGGAACCTGTGTCACACATGACTATGTGATTTTTAAAGGATGTGACAGATGATAGGAGACTAGCAAATGGAAGCAACTCCGGGGAACAATCAACAGCAATCTGCTTTCGCAGCCAATCATCAGGCATCTGTTTCAAGAGGGACATTTTGTCCATGATCAATGGTCCACAAGTCTCCAAAACCTTTGGCAACCCTTTTTGATATTTGGATGAGCAAATATCAGTCATAATGGTCATAATAAGAGTCAGACATGCGAAAAGAGATAAAGAACAGCTTCAAACCTTTGATAATCTCTTTTATTTCCCCCGAAGCCAAATCTATGATCCACATGGACTCAAAACTGCAAAAAGGAAAAACAATTTTGTATTCACTCATGTGCCACAGGTTACTTGACTACGAAATCACATGTGAAAGGTCAAAAGTAAAAGGCACAAAGATATTTGAAAACATAGGGAGCGCTTCTAGTTAGAGGCGATAACTAAAGGAGCTTGAAACATTTAACTGGACGGTCTTTGATGAGACAGAAAAGCGGTGTTTGAGGTGTTATTAAGAGATAAAAGTGCTCATccttaagaaaaatataatttgacatTCTTAACAGCATCCAGAATTTGGTATAACATATTTGCTTCCAAAGTTTGAACTTTATGCCTTATGAATTTcaatggaaaaaaaataaaatttaaaatgaaccaCAAGAAATTCATTTGAGCTTACTATGGAGCTATAACATGTTTGACGTCTATTGATATAGAGCAGGACAGCTATACAAGTAATTTGAGGCAATGACACTTCACTGCATAGATCTATGTACGTCTCACTCTCTCAAAATATTAGAGGTTCCCATACTTTGCCGATTAATCTACATTTAACCTTATTAATCTGGCAAGATAAGATCTTCAATGCTGACAGCATAAATGACAGCTAAAAGCTTTGATTTGTCAAGTTAAAGGCTCACATCTCAAAATTCACATCCATGCTTTAACTAAGAAGTGAACAGaggaaaaaactaaaatcaataTTCAAGCACACTACCAATATCCCTTTAAATATCATGTATGCTTGACCACCATGGACAAAGACAGAGTAAGCATCCTGCCAACtaaaatactataaaaaacaaataataaaaacataatcctTTACCTGCGATTGATTACTAGTAAACTATCATCCACAGACTTCACAAGATGCCACGGAAACAACAGTTGAGAATCAAATTCACTGGACTTCACAGCAGTGCTCATTCCGAACCCCAGTTTCATCAAGATCGACGTCCATAAACTATTATCAATTTTACTCACAGGATAAAGAGTCTCTACAACCCGCCTTTCCATATCAGCTCTCCTGATGGCATGGTTCTAAGGAATTGGAATCAATGAAGTAAAACATTGTTACATAACTGTTGAAATTAAGCATAATCAACTGTCAAATACATTCTTGAGAAAATACAAACAGATAGAATGAAACTTTTTTTCTAAGACAGAAAAGAGCCACTATGATTTCACTAGAATAGTAGATCATCAAATAAGCATCTAGTTATACGATTACAGGCATCAATGAGGTAAGATGAAAATTACGTTATAAGATGAAGATTCTTCAGCTGGTTGATATTCATTCATGATTAGACAGATGGTAA containing:
- the LOC126656295 gene encoding uncharacterized protein LOC126656295, which gives rise to MYQRYHLLRRISKITPRILPGNHINRSSSAFSVITVPNSDYSNISNTSHFPRQFDSHRYCSTISQVSNESTLTPPYDDLLTFMKSTFSELQGTNHCWLNKVDDEGDKDWFRKDGIFLVLAGQLVKNSHMVDKIKSLQQRFPQLSIIGFHCGSDDIGFADGWSHLVELIMKEYITFPVLLSNKYFLQMENGACYILFKDFRSPVVFHDHDKNFEILNEAIQELLLQETENIDSSISSSRSLKRTWVKQTEVVKEPYFSSFLQNLLLYFPGCVSADESGDRLFLSDSNHHRIIIFDGSGRIIDSIGSCPGFEDGEFESAKLLRPAASFYHDAVDCLYIVDSENHAIRRADMERRVVETLYPVSKIDNSLWTSILMKLGFGMSTAVKSSEFDSQLLFPWHLVKSVDDSLLVINRSFESMWIIDLASGEIKEIIKGLPKVLETCGPLIMDKMSLLKQMPDDWLRKQIAVDCSPELLPFASLLSSVTSFKNHIVMCDTAAQRVLALNRESGVCSNIQFSNFGILGFPYWPSFPLERVYSEASPGGGWVDYLQCFDLLPGKIDIQVNVDVPVDVELVEPLQEGCIWRQTRGAVTEILEREDAAGTSEKVGVAQQWYDALDNLAFSTPESEMIVEETSTSEVKSEDKRVHIHCAVNTSPGTSEVIIYAALYLKLRRDRNSLEDSREKYAARIADIIDPARKGGTRRDSFIQLLSKANADLRDLIFMKPLHVRIKMDCPDHPKAENGKDIILTNGSIEVNVALQT